The following proteins are co-located in the SAR324 cluster bacterium genome:
- the trpB gene encoding tryptophan synthase subunit beta, protein MWSDIFQTEKPGYFGQFGGMFIPEILRATFEELIEAFESAKTDPSFWTEYVQTMQSYSCRPTPITYLPNLSKKNGGAQIYCKREDLNQTGAHKANNVMGQGLLVKRMGKSRVIAETGAGQHGVATATMAARFGLECTIYMGALDVERQRPNVFWMEQLGAEVVAVTEGSATLKDAINAAMRDWSASMDDTHYALGTVCGPHPFPTMVSYFQSLIGQESREQILELTGRLPDRIYACVGGGSNASGLFLPFLEDEGVELVGVEAGGHGVESGAHAVRFSGGHIGVAQGYKTYFLQNPEGQMMHTHSIAAGLDYVGVGPILSHLHDEGKVRFSFATDKEVIDAVRLLIRTEGLIPALESTHGLAGLLRESSEMDEEDIVVFNLSGRGDKDIFNIAEALDDPKWREFIHQKSNEYRKASN, encoded by the coding sequence ATGTGGTCAGATATATTTCAGACTGAAAAGCCGGGCTATTTTGGTCAATTTGGTGGAATGTTCATTCCTGAAATCCTCAGAGCGACATTTGAGGAATTGATCGAAGCCTTTGAATCTGCAAAGACTGACCCCAGTTTTTGGACAGAATATGTTCAAACCATGCAGAGCTACTCTTGTCGTCCAACACCAATTACGTACTTACCAAACTTGAGCAAGAAGAATGGTGGAGCACAAATCTATTGTAAGCGAGAAGATCTGAATCAGACTGGAGCCCACAAAGCCAATAACGTGATGGGCCAGGGGCTGCTTGTCAAGCGAATGGGAAAATCTAGAGTCATTGCTGAAACAGGGGCAGGACAACATGGTGTGGCAACGGCAACTATGGCAGCTCGCTTTGGTCTTGAGTGTACAATCTACATGGGGGCGCTTGATGTAGAGCGACAGCGGCCAAATGTTTTCTGGATGGAACAACTAGGTGCTGAAGTTGTGGCTGTTACTGAAGGCTCAGCAACTCTCAAGGATGCAATCAATGCGGCAATGCGTGATTGGTCTGCCAGTATGGATGACACCCACTACGCCTTGGGGACTGTCTGCGGACCTCATCCATTTCCAACAATGGTTTCTTACTTTCAATCTTTAATTGGTCAGGAATCCAGAGAACAGATCTTAGAACTTACGGGTAGGCTACCTGACCGGATTTATGCCTGTGTCGGAGGTGGTTCAAATGCTTCAGGTCTATTCTTGCCTTTTTTAGAAGATGAGGGAGTTGAGTTGGTAGGCGTTGAGGCAGGTGGTCATGGTGTTGAGAGTGGTGCTCACGCAGTCAGGTTCTCTGGTGGTCACATTGGGGTAGCTCAAGGTTACAAAACCTACTTCCTTCAAAATCCAGAAGGGCAAATGATGCACACTCATTCCATTGCCGCCGGATTGGATTATGTAGGAGTTGGACCGATTTTGAGTCATCTGCATGATGAAGGAAAAGTTCGCTTTAGTTTTGCTACAGACAAGGAAGTGATTGATGCAGTTCGATTACTGATCAGAACAGAGGGACTGATTCCTGCCTTGGAAAGCACTCATGGGTTGGCAGGGTTGTTGCGCGAATCAAGTGAAATGGACGAAGAGGATATCGTTGTATTCAACTTGTCTGGTCGAGGCGACAAGGATATTTTCAATATTGCTGAGGCATTGGATGATCCTAAGTGGCGGGAGTTCATCCATCAAAAATCAAATGAATATCGAAAAGCAAGCAATTGA
- the trpA gene encoding tryptophan synthase subunit alpha — translation MSSKLSEYLRNRLKEKKILLMTHTVVGYPSLEDNWQMLEEMQVANVDMVELQMPFSEPIADGPLFVKANQEALKNGIDWNAYFDFMRRAHKKFDFPLLLIGYYNSVFVMGHRSFCSRLAEHGASGYLLPDLPLEEMEDLHELSKEHQLNPIMMCTPTQKDTRLQSICANGSGFLYCVARKGVTGAVTKIDPMVFEFLKRCRRYSDLPLALGFGLSNGADLNHLQGHADIAVIGSALLKTWEEKGPEAYRNHLNELAEATT, via the coding sequence ATGTCCAGCAAGCTATCTGAATATTTGAGAAATCGACTCAAAGAGAAAAAAATCTTACTGATGACCCATACAGTTGTTGGTTATCCATCTCTAGAGGATAACTGGCAGATGCTTGAGGAAATGCAGGTAGCCAATGTTGACATGGTAGAACTGCAAATGCCTTTCAGTGAGCCAATCGCAGACGGGCCCTTATTCGTAAAAGCAAATCAGGAAGCTCTGAAAAATGGGATTGATTGGAATGCCTATTTTGATTTTATGAGAAGGGCTCATAAAAAATTTGATTTCCCATTACTGTTGATTGGTTACTACAACAGCGTCTTCGTGATGGGTCACCGTAGTTTTTGTTCCAGATTGGCTGAGCACGGTGCCAGTGGTTACTTACTACCTGATCTGCCTCTCGAAGAAATGGAAGATTTGCATGAGTTGAGTAAAGAGCATCAACTGAATCCAATCATGATGTGTACGCCAACCCAAAAGGATACTAGGTTGCAGAGTATCTGTGCCAACGGGAGCGGATTCCTCTATTGTGTAGCCAGGAAGGGAGTCACTGGTGCTGTGACAAAAATTGATCCTATGGTTTTCGAGTTCTTGAAACGATGTCGAAGATATTCTGATCTCCCACTGGCATTGGGTTTTGGATTGAGCAATGGAGCGGATCTGAACCACCTGCAAGGTCATGCAGACATCGCAGTGATTGGTTCAGCCCTGCTCAAAACCTGGGAGGAAAAAGGCCCAGAAGCCTATCGAAATCATCTCAACGAATTAGCTGAAGCGACTACCTAA